One region of Juglans regia cultivar Chandler chromosome 4, Walnut 2.0, whole genome shotgun sequence genomic DNA includes:
- the LOC109006793 gene encoding RING-H2 finger protein ATL33-like produces MTSASANFDVPPPPLPAPPRSVDLSPLKFVLALVAVFTVPALAYTFFFSVKCPLNPFRLRHRSSSGRHSIETDGNISNREVVPVPDVKLEKETRVEDVGAGGMCIVCLSVLGDNGKEVKQLSACKHSFHATCIDRWLNNKPNCPVCRAPFAGKRPDGTGGSAGDEDSRQGLPRDASELV; encoded by the coding sequence ATGACGAGCGCATCCGCCAATTTCGACGTACCACCTCCTCCCCTCCCTGCACCGCCCCGCAGCGTGGATTTGTCCCCTCTTAAATTCGTTCTCGCTCTTGTTGCCGTTTTCACCGTCCCCGCCTTGGCATACACCTTTTTTTTCTCCGTCAAATGCCCTCTCAACCCTTTTCGACTCCGCCACCGGAGCTCCTCAGGCAGACACTCCATAGAGACCGATGGAAATATCAGCAACAGAGAGGTGGTTCCGGTTCCGGATGTAAAGTTGGAGAAGGAAACCCGTGTCGAAGATGTTGGCGCCGGCGGTATGTGCATCGTGTGTTTGTCTGTGCTTGGAGATAACGGGAAGGAAGTGAAGCAGCTGAGTGCGTGCAAGCACTCATTCCACGCTACTTGTATTGATAGGTGGCTCAATAATAAACCTAATTGTCCGGTTTGTCGAGCTCCTTTTGCCGGTAAGCGTCCTGATGGCACGGGCGGCTCGGCCGGTGATGAAGACAGCCGGCAAGGTTTGCCGCGGGATGCCTCTGAGCTGGTTTGA
- the LOC118348139 gene encoding protein FAR-RED ELONGATED HYPOCOTYL 3-like, translated as MDPPNVRDDEVVIDNHGVMLGNDDDDVVLEPTVGNNDDGVSEPMSGNDDDGVSEPTPGNDDDGVSEPTPGNDDDGVSEPTPGMFFKTEKELIYYYKQYGRQAGFGIMTQRSKREDDGSVRYVTLGCARGGKARKRITNISKPRPTTKTDCKARINAVLADGVLRITTVCNAHNHGLSPQKARFFRCNRAIDDSVKRQLDINDKAGIGMAKSFNALVVEAGGFEKLPFIEKDARNYIDKARHLRLGKGGADALRGYFERMQYKNDGFYSSMDLDDDGLISSENTETFVWLFDTWLKCMDGRAPKAIITDQDRAMKNAIAIVFPNTRHRYCLWHIMRKLPEKLGSHTEFKYGLKSALQRCVYDSQTSDEFEKSWEVFINTYNLKENAWLQSLYSERMYWVPVYLKNTFWAGMSTTQRSESMNAFFDGYVHSGTTLKEFVDQFDNALRKKVENEMAADFHSFNCTVPCITHLPVEKKFQAVYTNSKFKEVQSEVMGIIYSHCVVIKTEGAITTYQVNDQRVVEDGIKKSTLQAYFNEDECEAKCMCGLFEMRGIICRHILSIFAARDVQVLPEKYIMERWRKDIKRRYALIRSSYDDLSGKPAASRYSGLIKLCFQVATNACESEDNSLDMTQKLKAMNEIYTKLKPQATVASTHASIDAETGSSKKVLSPRVVRGKGRPPSKRRQPTIEKLQTKNKKASGKRQRKNAPLRTEDVLNPTESVILHDTPEAIVSQLPGTQQSVISQANFACPDPLDD; from the exons ATGGATCCCCCAAATGTGAGAGATGATGAGGTAGTGATTGATAATCATGGTGTAATGCTGgggaatgatgatgatgatgtggtttTAGAGCCAACGGTAGGAAATAATGATGATGGGGTTTCAGAGCCAATGTcgggaaatgatgatgatggggtttCAGAACCAACACcgggaaatgatgatgatggggtttCAGAACCAACACcaggaaatgatgatgatggggtttCAGAACCAACGCCGGGGATGTTTTTTAAAACTGAGAAAGAACTTATTTACTACTACAAGCAATATGGGAGACAGGCTGGATTTGGCATAATGACCCAAAGAAGTAAAAGGGAAGATGATGGGAGTGTTAGATATGTAACACTTGGGTGTGCTCGTGGTGGTAAGGCAAGAAAACGTATTACCAACATTTCTAAACCACGCCCGACAACAAAAACTGATTGTAAGGCGAGAATTAATGCAGTTTTGGCTGATGGTGTCTTACGTATAACTACTGTTTGCAATGCACATAACCATGGGTTAAGTCCACAAAAGGCAAGATTTTTTAGATGTAATCGCGCAATTGATGATTCCGTGAAGAGACAGTTAGATATTAACGACAAGGCAGGCATAGGTATGGCCAAAAGTTTTAACGCATTGGTTGTCGAGGCTGGTGGTTTTGAGAAACTTCCATTTATTGAAAAAGATGCAAGAAACTATATAGACAAGGCTCGCCACCTTAGACTTGGCAAAGGAGGTGCTGATGCACTTCGTGGTTATTTTGAGaggatgcagtacaagaatGATGGGTTTTACTCATcgatggatttggatgatgatg GCTTGATATCAAGTGAAAATACTGAAACATTTGTCTGGTTATTTGACACTTGGTTGAAATGTATGGATGGGAGGGCGCCAAAAGCTATCATCACTGATCAAGACAGggccatgaaaaatgctattgcAATAGTCTTTCCAAATACCCGGCATAGATACTGTTTGTGGCACATAATGAGAAAACTACCAGAGAAGTTGGGCTCACATACTGAATTTAAGTATGGGTTGAAAAGTGCATTGCAGAGATGTGTTTATGATTCTCAGACTTCTGACGAGTTTGAGAAGTCTTGGGAGGTGTTTATTAACACGTacaatttgaaggaaaatgcaTGGCTTCAAAGTCTCTATAGTGAGCGAATGTATTGGGTTCCcgtatatttgaaaaatacattttgggctGGGATGAGCACAACTCAGAggagtgagagcatgaatgcctttTTTGATGGATATGTTCATTCAGGGACTACGTTGAAAGAATTCGTTGATCAATTCGACAATGCACTGAGGAAGaaagtagagaatgagatggCAGCGGATTTCCACTCATTCAATTGCACAGTCCCTTGTATAACTCATTTACCCGTGGAGAAAAAATTCCAAGCAGTATACacgaattctaaatttaaggaaGTGCAGTCAGAAGTAATGGGAATTATCTACTCTCATTGTGTTGTCATAAAAACAGAAGGGGCAATTACCACGTATCAAGTTAATGACCAAAGGGTAGTTGAAGACGGCATCAAGAAGTCAACTTTGCAGGCGTACTTCAATGAAGATGAGTGTGAGGCAAAGTGCATGTGTGGACTATTTGAGATGAGAGGGATTATATGTAGGCACATTCTCTCAATTTTTGCTGCAAGGGATGTCCAAGTGTTGCCAGAAAAATACATTATGGAGAGGTGGAGGAAGGACATTAAACGTAGATATGCTCTCATCCGAAGCAGTTACGATGACTTGAGTGGTAAACCAGCTGCTAGTCGGTACTCTGgtttgataaaattatgtttccAAGTAGCTACAAATGCATGTGAAAGCGAAGATAATTCTCTGGACATGACACAGAAGCTAAAGGCGATGAATGAAATTTACACTAAATTGAAGCCTCAAGCCACAGTTGCAAGCACTCATGCTTCCATTGACGCTGAAACTGGAAGTTCGAAGAAAGTGTTGAGCCCTCGTGTTGTCAGAGGCAAAGGTAGGCCGCCATCAAAGAGGAGACAACCTACAATAGAGAAGttacaaaccaaaaataaaaaggctaGTGGCAAGCGacaaagaaagaat GCCCCATTGCGGACGGAAGATGTATTAAATCCCACAGAATCGGTCATACTGCACGACACACCAGAAGCTATTGTTTCGCAACTACCTGGTACACAACAAAGCGTTATTTCTCAG GCGAACTTCGCATGTCCTGACCCTCTCGATGATTGA
- the LOC109006792 gene encoding uncharacterized protein LOC109006792, with protein MGDSLLTALSMENHHPSTLLSMDSSASSHDDLDLEINRQIILHRPPDINLPLSAERSPPPQPWNLDPCDILDVGLGPQVYETESFLTIPKAGRKCAKRVDSIWGAWVFFSFYFKPTLNEKSKAKIIRDTNGVSGFDKSDLNLDVFLVQHDMENMYMWVFKERPENALGKMQLRSYMNGHSRQGERPFPFSVDKGFVRSHRMQRKQYRGLSNPQCVHGIEVVPSPNLMGLDEEERKRWMELTGRDLNFTIPLEASAFSSWRSLPNTDFELERPVPPIKSALNSHAKKLLNGSGLNLSTQPSNHTNGDAMDLSPVSNKRRKDFFSHGNDDDGYLAVNPPSDRSTDTEIHPNEPNWLNDFSGVMKNVYGPVTAAKTIYEDKEGYLIVISLPLVDLQRVKVSWRNTLTHGIIKVSCVSVSRMPFIKRHDRTFKLTDPSSEHCPPGEFVREIPLSTRIPEDANVEAYYDGPGSVLEIMVPKLRVGPEEHEVRVCLRPHLGGNDLMLT; from the coding sequence ATGGGAGATTCTCTCCTCACGGCCCTTTCAATGGAGAATCACCACCCGTCAACACTCTTGTCCATGGATTCCAGCGCCTCCTCACACGACGATTTGGATTTGGAGATTAATCGACAAATCATTCTTCATCGTCCACCAGATATCAATTTACCCTTGTCGGCGGAGCGCAGTCCACCTCCGCAGCCATGGAATTTGGATCCCTGTGATATTTTAGATGTTGGGCTTGGTCCACAAGTTTATGAGACTGAGAGTTTTCTTACCATCCCCAAGGCTGGAAGAAAATGTGCCAAGCGGGTTGATAGTATCTGGGGTGCCTGGGTTTTCTTCAGCTTTTACTTTAAACCCACGTTGAATGAGAAGTCAAAGGCAAAGATTATCAGGGACACCAATGGAGTGTCGGGGTTTGACAAATCTGATCTCAATCTTGATGTTTTCTTGGTTCAGCATGACATGGAGAATATGTACATGTGGGTTTTCAAGGAGAGACCAGAGAATGCATTGGGCAAGATGCAGCTTAGGAGTTACATGAATGGGCATTCTCGTCAAGGAGAGCGTCCATTCCCATTTAGTGTTGATAAGGGTTTCGTACGATCTCACAGGATGCAACGAAAGCAGTATAGGGGTCTTTCAAACCCCCAGTGTGTGCATGGGATCGAGGTCGTTCCATCACCCAATCTCATGGGTCTTGATGAGGAAGAGCGGAAGAGGTGGATGGAGCTCACAGGCCGGGACTTGAACTTCACAATTCCACTAGAAGCAAGTGCTTTTAGTTCATGGAGAAGCCTTCCCAACACAGATTTTGAGCTTGAGAGGCCAGTTCCGCCGATAAAGAGTGCCTTGAATTCCCACGCAAAGAAATTGCTTAATGGTTCTGGTCTGAACTTGTCAACTCAGCCATCTAACCATACCAATGGAGATGCAATGGATCTTTCACCCGTCAGCAACAAGAGGAGGAAGGATTTTTTCTCTCATgggaatgatgatgatggctACTTGGCTGTAAATCCTCCGTCTGATAGAAGTACAGATACGGAGATTCACCCTAATGAGCCAAACTGGTTGAATGACTTTAGCGGCGTAATGAAAAATGTCTATGGACCTGTCACTGCTGCCAAAACAATATATGAGGATAAAGAAGGATATCTGATCGTTATCAGCTTGCCCTTAGTGGATCTCCAGAGGGTGAAAGTTTCTTGGAGAAATACTCTCACTCATGGTATCATAAAGGTCTCTTGTGTGAGCGTATCTCGCATGCCATTCATCAAGAGACATGATAGGACTTTCAAGCTAACAGATCCATCTTCTGAACACTGTCCTCCAGGGGAATTTGTTAGAGAAATCCCACTTTCAACCCGAATTCCTGAAGATGCAAATGTAGAAGCTTATTATGATGGGCCAGGATCTGTGCTTGAGATTATGGTGCCAAAATTACGTGTGGGGCCTGAAGAACACGAGGTTCGCGTTTGCCTTCGCCCTCACTTAGGAGGCAATGATCTTATGTTGACTTGA